The sequence TGAGTAAAGCTGAGCGGCTAGAGTCTTGTTGTGTGATATTACTAGAGTATTTTTGCCTGTTCTTTGGATGACATTTGCAACAGTAAATGTCTTGCCGCTTCCTGTTACACCAATTAATGTCTGGACTTTTTTCTTTCGTACTCCTTCTACTAGATGTTCTATTGCCTGAGGCTGGTCTCCTGTTGGCTGGAATTCTGATGCCAACTCAAAACTTGGATTTTCTAACAACATATCAAATTAACAAAAACGAAATTTAAAGCAATGGTACTTTCAGTATGACTACCAGGATGGCTCTTCTGAAATAACTAGGCCGTCTTTTGTCTGTGAAATCCCCATTAGTTTGAGTGTGTTTTGTGCAGTAGGGGTATTTCTTTCAAGTAATTTTTTAGCCACTTCTAGTCGAGATTTTTTTTCAAGATGTTGCCCCACCTTGTATTTTCCACGCATTGTTATTGGAATTACTTTGATTATTGCAACCTCGTCTACGACTTTCATCTCTGGACTAATACCCTCATAGCCTCCCTCTGGTTGATATTTTTTCATCAATGAATTAAGGGCTAGTGTTTTTTCTTTTCTGTCATTGACTATAATTCCAGTTCCCTTGATTACAACGCTGATGTAAAGTGTGTCTGCCTGAGAGGCGTCTGTGGGGTGTGTAAAATATGATGGCAAAAACTCTAGGCTTTGGTCTACCTCAAAACCAACCTTGCTGTTTTGTCTGATGTTTTCAAGTTTTTCACCTCTAGTGTGAGAATGCATGTATATCACACCATTGACAAAAACAAAGTTCATTGGGATTATCTGCGGATATCCATCCTTGTCAATACTACAAACTCTTCCGGTTTCCTGCTGGTTTAGAAACTCGATCAATTTTTCTTTTGATTTGATCTCAAGCCTACCTAGTAGTTGCATAAATTTGATTATCAGGATTGATATTTTTGTATATGGATTTTAAAGATAATATGTGGGTGTGTTATACCTATGGGCATGCTAATAAAGGACCTTTTTTCAGATTTTAGAGCATTTTTAATTGCAGGCAGTGCCGTGATCGCATTTTCTCATTTTATCTATACTTTGTTTGGCATTACAATTCCTGCAGTAGTTTGGGCTTTTTTCAAAGAGTTTGGTGCTGCAATAATTTTGGCATCAGTTTTTGTTTTTGCTATTGCATGGTTGCTAAAAGCAAAACCACACAAACGACCACAAAATTATTTTGTTGTGCCATATGATGTATTTGGAAATAAATCAAAAATAGACGGACTGCGAACAGAATTTAAAACTCATGATGTGGCATGGAGCTTTATGAAACATTACAAAAAATCTTATCCATTTTACAATTTTGCTCTTGTCTCTGATGTGCCAAATTCAGAAAGACAAACAATCTTTAGATATATCTAAAAGAAAATTTTTAATTATTTCCTGGCTCGCTTTTGAGTTTTCTTGTGTTTAAAATGATGCCACAAAAAAATCAAAAAACCAATTACTGTTGAGACAATCGTACCAACACCAACAACTGGAGCTATGAAAAAGTTGCCAAGCCATATTCCCTGGGCACCACCTATTTCCATCATGCCTCGTTGTCTCACAAAC is a genomic window of Nitrosopumilaceae archaeon containing:
- a CDS encoding pyridoxamine 5'-phosphate oxidase family protein; amino-acid sequence: MQLLGRLEIKSKEKLIEFLNQQETGRVCSIDKDGYPQIIPMNFVFVNGVIYMHSHTRGEKLENIRQNSKVGFEVDQSLEFLPSYFTHPTDASQADTLYISVVIKGTGIIVNDRKEKTLALNSLMKKYQPEGGYEGISPEMKVVDEVAIIKVIPITMRGKYKVGQHLEKKSRLEVAKKLLERNTPTAQNTLKLMGISQTKDGLVISEEPSW